Part of the Aquila chrysaetos chrysaetos chromosome 6, bAquChr1.4, whole genome shotgun sequence genome, GAAATTACCTATTTGCAACTTGGaatttagagagagagagagagtggtAGATGAAACTTGTGTTTGAATaacttgctgctttcttcatgGGAACTCACCAGCAAAAAGCAGGATTCTCTatcataaaaaatacatttgcccCTAAGATAGAACCAGATTTCATACTTGagttcatgttttctgtttttatacaTTATTAAGGCAATGTTTTAAACAATGGATTGTTATGGTAATAAAAATCTGCACAGTAAAACTTCCTCTTTTCAGATCTGTAGAACTGCTGGTGAAGCTTCCTTTAATTGCAACAGCTAATGGAAACCAGCAAGATAGCCCTTCTGTGTGTGAAATACCAAATTCTTTCAAGTGTACTGCTATTCTGTCAAAGGAAATGCATGCAGATCAAGCCAAGTGTGCATTATCATTGCCTTCTGGTACAAATAGTCAAAAGTCAATGGAAATAGACCCAATGGAAACAACCgttgagaaaaatatatttttaaaaggtatgaTGTATTCCTGTGTgggtgatttatttttcagagctaTCTGAGAATTAGTATTTAATAATTCATTACTTGATGTGCGATACAGAAAGTATAGTAAGATTCCAAAATTGtaataaactaataaaaaataGAATGCTCACCCATAAGTATCGATGTCCTGACAATCACTTGTAGAATAATGTTCATtgaaaaaacacagctgaaatgtaACAAAATTAATGTGAACAGAATAAAACTTTGATAAGATAACCAAATAATAACTGAAGTAGttatagaaaaatacatttttataccCAATTTCAAAAGTCCAAATTTggtaaaatatgaaattagTTCTAGTTAACTAAATTTTTAAGGACCAGCCACAGAATGTGtgtattcagtaaaaaaaaaaaaaaaaaaaaaaaaaaaaaatgcagtttgtaaTTTTCCATGCTCCTGGTCCAACCTTCAGTAATCTGTCTTATCCTGATAACTATAccatattcttttttccccaagctgctgaaatttttctctttgcagaaaatCAATTATGCCCAGAACTAACTTGCAGTAGTGCCTTCCTGACTCATGTCAAAAATACACAATCTTTAAGACAGTCTGAGGAGCTTACAAAACAATATAATGATAATTTGTTGCCATTCTGTGGAAATgtgactgaaagaaagaaatgtctaGCACTTCGTAAGTCAAAAACTCAACCTACTATAAAGGATTTTGATAAAACATGTACCTCAAATCTGCCTCATCATGGTATCAAAAGCGGCAGCAACACCAATGACATGAATTTGCAGGAAAGTTCAAGTGACTTGCCTCACATTATTCCTTCACCTCTTAAATTTAGCAAGGAAAGTAAGACAGATTTTAAGAAGCTGCTTTTTACTGACAAGATTACACCTGAAGAAACTCTTTATGATGCTGATATGGAGTTGACTGCCAGTGATGCAGGTGAACTACTCACAGTTACAGCGAAAGACAAAGATAAAttacaccaaaataaaaatagtaatgcCAATTCTGATAAAATTTTagcaaatttcagaaaagtaagATATTCTAAGAAGgataaagataaaattaaaagcaagactGAAGTCAGTTCAAATTTGTATGCGGAAGAAGGGCACACTAGGGCTGACAATACTGAAGTTTCAAAAACTACTGACTCACAACCTCAACTATTCCGAAGTCAGATGGAACAGCTACCTACAGGAAATTCTGTAGGGAAACAGAGTTTGCTAAATACCAGCAAATATTATCAAGCACAATATTGTCCAAGTAAAGCTAAAGATACTAGGAGGACATACCAGGTTAACTTAATGAGTCCAGGAAAACAGGagacaaatacagaaactttCTCAGAAAAGTCTGAAGACATGGAAggcaaaatacaaaaagcagaCTTAAACTCCTCTATTAACAAGACCCCACCAGAAGTTTATTATGCTGAAAATTTACCATTCCAAGATAACACTTCTAATGCATTGCCTTTACAGTGGGACTTTCTGCATACAAATGAGAAACACAGCAGaccaaaaacaaacaggaaaacctTTCAAAACCCTTCTAAAATGAACATAGCAAAATACTGTAGAGAGGAAAATGGGCAGTATGGAGaatatctttcaaaaaagtCTCAAACAGAGATACACCAACATGACAGCAAGAGCAAACAAGACCAGAGGAATATTATAAcgagaaaatacaacaaaaaaagtagTTACAGACAAAGTGGAGAAACTGAAAGTGACAGCATTCATAAAATTACTCAGAAAGTACACCAAAAAAGTAGCAATTTCTCACCAGGCACATTAAAATGTACCTTGGCAAAGGCTAGCCAGAAAGCATATATAAtaccaaaagaaaatcttatACAGTTCTCACttagtaaaaatgaagaattaaaaaataaggatgCATTGCATGCAGAGGCTAtttgtggaaataaaataactgaaactCAGCAAATGCAAGTAGCTTTAGTTACTCAGAATGGTGTAGCTATGAATACACCACAAGCTAAAGGACAAGTTGAGGATGATGCTAATACATTAAAGAAAGCAGATTCCTCATCAGTGGCACATAAAAACCCTCACATTAGTAATTCCCCTGATAATCAGGTAAAGCAGAAACAGAGGTTTGGTTCTGATAGTACTGAGACCAGAccagaaaaaagttatttcaggCACATTGATCAGGGGGGGCAGAATATTTTGGATGACCAGAAAGTCCCTCATGAGATAGATTCCTTTATGAGCAAGTTAAACCCTATGGttcaaaaatcagaatttttaacATTCTTACCTGTCGAATGTTCTAAGAATATGCCATTAAATGTAGACAGCTTTTTCCAGGAAGGTCTTTCCAATGTGGAGCTCCCAGCTCTTGATAACCACAATGCTTCCATGAACTTCTCTATACTGAAAAACTCTGAAATCTGTGGGGAAAATGCTCATAATAAAGCACTGGAtactggaaaagcagaagaaaaaccagATCATACTTCTAAAGAGACTTACAAAAAGACTCTGACACCTTGCCATGGTAAGTGTAtgggtgagaaaaaaaaaaaaaaggcattttgattTAGGTAGTGCTTGAAATAGTGGTAAGGTATCTTCTCTTAACACTATCCTACTCTTATTGCTTGCTAAGAGTGGATAAAACAGGAGTGGAAAAAGGTAAGACTGAAAATCACtaaaattattcatattctATATGGTATTTCAGTCACAATATCTTTAAGTGTGGTAACTAATATCtttgttactttttaatatattccaaGATGACATTTAGTGGGCAGCTGTAAGTAGTCTACATTCTTGAGGAGCAATTATAGTTGGAGCATGtattcatttttcagagaacGTGATGGAATTCAGAAAGTTGGGAATAGAAAAGATACAATAGCTTGGGCTTTTATACAAGGGAAATAAGAGTGTGAACTACACTGTTCCCTTCATAAATGGAGAACATAGCTGGActtaaagattttgtttgtatgtgttTAGAAACACTGCAATTCAACAGCAATTCTGAGGTctaaaaaaaagtactttgagCAGTTTCCTCTAGTCTACCCATGAGCAAACTTTCATGTGACAACCTC contains:
- the SGO2 gene encoding shugoshin 2 isoform X1, with product MMDKQATAKSSTIFTSDAVKGHKKRDGTLQAAKRNVSLASKIKTKLINNSSMFKVSLKQNNKALAVALSVEKENSRKLKNEKIFLQKEVEKLQLHNILLRQKLNCLNKTLTEIEAFLNDNLLTAIEISSLSKNFQSSLPLSPGPSSPTDDQFKTTCQSARSVELLVKLPLIATANGNQQDSPSVCEIPNSFKCTAILSKEMHADQAKCALSLPSGTNSQKSMEIDPMETTVEKNIFLKENQLCPELTCSSAFLTHVKNTQSLRQSEELTKQYNDNLLPFCGNVTERKKCLALRKSKTQPTIKDFDKTCTSNLPHHGIKSGSNTNDMNLQESSSDLPHIIPSPLKFSKESKTDFKKLLFTDKITPEETLYDADMELTASDAGELLTVTAKDKDKLHQNKNSNANSDKILANFRKVRYSKKDKDKIKSKTEVSSNLYAEEGHTRADNTEVSKTTDSQPQLFRSQMEQLPTGNSVGKQSLLNTSKYYQAQYCPSKAKDTRRTYQVNLMSPGKQETNTETFSEKSEDMEGKIQKADLNSSINKTPPEVYYAENLPFQDNTSNALPLQWDFLHTNEKHSRPKTNRKTFQNPSKMNIAKYCREENGQYGEYLSKKSQTEIHQHDSKSKQDQRNIITRKYNKKSSYRQSGETESDSIHKITQKVHQKSSNFSPGTLKCTLAKASQKAYIIPKENLIQFSLSKNEELKNKDALHAEAICGNKITETQQMQVALVTQNGVAMNTPQAKGQVEDDANTLKKADSSSVAHKNPHISNSPDNQVKQKQRFGSDSTETRPEKSYFRHIDQGGQNILDDQKVPHEIDSFMSKLNPMVQKSEFLTFLPVECSKNMPLNVDSFFQEGLSNVELPALDNHNASMNFSILKNSEICGENAHNKALDTGKAEEKPDHTSKETYKKTLTPCHGSMALQDLTNTSIRSHTSLPKSSKTLEENSAAPSRRGRTTICYKEPNLNSKLRRGDQFTDTQFLDSPVYKVKNKRSFKSKSKFI
- the SGO2 gene encoding shugoshin 2 isoform X2; this encodes MMDKQATAKSSTIFTSDAVKGHKKRDGTLQAAKRNVSLASKIKTKLINNSSMFKVSLKQNNKALAVALSVEKENSRKLKNEKIFLQKEVEKLQLHNILLRQKLNCLNKTLTEIEAFLNDNLLTAIEISSLSKNFQSSLPLSPGPSSPTDDQFKTTCQSARSVELLVKLPLIATANGNQQDSPSVCEIPNSFKCTAILSKEMHADQAKCALSLPSGTNSQKSMEIDPMETTVEKNIFLKENQLCPELTCSSAFLTHVKNTQSLRQSEELTKQYNDNLLPFCGNVTERKKCLALRKSKTQPTIKDFDKTCTSNLPHHGIKSGSNTNDMNLQESSSDLPHIIPSPLKFSKESKTDFKKLLFTDKITPEETLYDADMELTASDAGELLTVTAKDKDKLHQNKNSNANSDKILANFRKVRYSKKDKDKIKSKTEVSSNLYAEEGHTRADNTEVSKTTDSQPQLFRSQMEQLPTGNSVGKQSLLNTSKYYQAQYCPSKAKDTRRTYQVNLMSPGKQETNTETFSEKSEDMEGKIQKADLNSSINKTPPEVYYAENLPFQDNTSNALPLQWDFLHTNEKHSRPKTNRKTFQNPSKMNIAKYCREENGQYGEYLSKKSQTEIHQHDSKSKQDQRNIITRKYNKKSSYRQSGETESDSIHKITQKVHQKSSNFSPGTLKCTLAKASQKAYIIPKENLIQFSLSKNEELKNKDALHAEAICGNKITETQQMQVALVTQNGVAMNTPQAKGQVEDDANTLKKADSSSVAHKNPHISNSPDNQVKQKQRFGSDSTETRPEKSYFRHIDQGGQNILDDQKVPHEIDSFMSKLNPMVQKSEFLTFLPVECSKNMPLNVDSFFQEGLSNVELPALDNHNASMNFSILKNSEICGENAHNKALDTGKAEEKPDHTSKETYKKTLTPCHAPQNRNTGRIRLLY
- the SGO2 gene encoding shugoshin 2 isoform X3, with the translated sequence MKSHDWIWRKTLPSGKGKENKTLTEIEAFLNDNLLTAIEISSLSKNFQSSLPLSPGPSSPTDDQFKTTCQSARSVELLVKLPLIATANGNQQDSPSVCEIPNSFKCTAILSKEMHADQAKCALSLPSGTNSQKSMEIDPMETTVEKNIFLKENQLCPELTCSSAFLTHVKNTQSLRQSEELTKQYNDNLLPFCGNVTERKKCLALRKSKTQPTIKDFDKTCTSNLPHHGIKSGSNTNDMNLQESSSDLPHIIPSPLKFSKESKTDFKKLLFTDKITPEETLYDADMELTASDAGELLTVTAKDKDKLHQNKNSNANSDKILANFRKVRYSKKDKDKIKSKTEVSSNLYAEEGHTRADNTEVSKTTDSQPQLFRSQMEQLPTGNSVGKQSLLNTSKYYQAQYCPSKAKDTRRTYQVNLMSPGKQETNTETFSEKSEDMEGKIQKADLNSSINKTPPEVYYAENLPFQDNTSNALPLQWDFLHTNEKHSRPKTNRKTFQNPSKMNIAKYCREENGQYGEYLSKKSQTEIHQHDSKSKQDQRNIITRKYNKKSSYRQSGETESDSIHKITQKVHQKSSNFSPGTLKCTLAKASQKAYIIPKENLIQFSLSKNEELKNKDALHAEAICGNKITETQQMQVALVTQNGVAMNTPQAKGQVEDDANTLKKADSSSVAHKNPHISNSPDNQVKQKQRFGSDSTETRPEKSYFRHIDQGGQNILDDQKVPHEIDSFMSKLNPMVQKSEFLTFLPVECSKNMPLNVDSFFQEGLSNVELPALDNHNASMNFSILKNSEICGENAHNKALDTGKAEEKPDHTSKETYKKTLTPCHGSMALQDLTNTSIRSHTSLPKSSKTLEENSAAPSRRGRTTICYKEPNLNSKLRRGDQFTDTQFLDSPVYKVKNKRSFKSKSKFI